The following proteins are co-located in the Malassezia restricta chromosome II, complete sequence genome:
- a CDS encoding mitogen-activated protein kinase kinase has translation MPSMLHRRNRNFKGLLLKDTQPPEPPPPDERAAPFARFIQSDGSSCSLHTPSEQRSRSSLEEATTSPGNVGGLSSSTSSLPHSHDAVTQRMNNLDLGPGQLPRLDLSASNLRTLADLGAGNGGTVTKVLHIPTGILMAKKVNFIDAKPEVRKQILRELQILHECRSEYIVGFYGASLSDVHIFMCMEYMDMGSLDTIYQKHGPIDVNICGKIVYTVVHGLSYLYEKFRIIHRDVKPSNILVNRQGQIKLCDFGVSGELINSMADTFVGTSTYMSPERIQGDQYSIKSDVWSLGVTVIEIAHGCFPFAIETEDDPDATTHAAPRGVQDVRSLSILELLQHIVHEPPPKLNPDADFPPDMINFVTVCLCKDPVKRPTPMELRNHPFVLQGQRCDVNMVEWVMSLSSSKE, from the coding sequence ATGCCGTCTATGCTTCATCGGAGAAACCGCAATTTCAAGGGCCTGTTGCTAAAGGACACCCAGCCTCCAGAGCCACCACCACCTGATgagcgagctgcgcctttCGCACGATTTATACAATCTGATGGCAGCTCCTGCTCATTGCATACTCCTTCCGAGCAGCGCTCTAGATCGTCCCTAGAAGAGGCCACTACTTCTCCGGGTAACGTCGGTGGATTGAGTTCCTCTACTTCTTCCTTGCCTCATTCACACGATGCTGTAACCCAGCGAATGAACAACCTGGATCTTGGTCCAGGTCAACTGCCCCGCCTGGATCTCAGTGCGTCTAATCTTCGCACTTTGGCAGATCTGGGTGCTGGAAATGGGGGCACGGTGACCAAGGTACTGCATATACCCACTGGCATATTGATGGCGAAAAAAGTCAACTTTATTGATGCGAAACCAGAAGTGCGTAAGCAAATTCTGCGTGAGCTCCAGATTCTCCACGAATGTCGCTCTGAATACATCGTTGGGTTCTatggcgcctcgctcagTGATGTTCATATTTTCATGTGCATGGAATACATGGATATGGGATCACTGGATACCATCTATCAAAAGCACGGCCCCATTGACGTGAATATCTGCGGAAAAATTGTATACACcgtcgtccatggcctTTCATACCTATATGAAAAATTCCGGATCATCCATCGTGATGTAAAGCCAAGCAATATCCTGGTGAACCGTCAAGGCCAAATCAAGCTTTGTGATTTTGGTGTATCTGGTGAGCTCATTAATAGCATGGCAGACACATTTGTTGGGACGAGCACTTACATGAGTCCTGAGCGGATCCAAGGTGACCAATACAGCATAAAGTCCGATGTATGGTCCCTGGGTGTCACTGTTATTGAAATTGCGCATGGTTGCTTCCCATTTGCCATTGAAACGGAAGATGATCCTGATGCCACTACACATGCTGCTCCTAGAGGCGTACAGGATGTGCGTTCTCTTTCTATTCTCGAACTACTGCAGCATATTGTGCATGAGCCTCCACCCAAACTGAATCCAGATGCAGACTTCCCGCCTGATATGATCAATTTTGTGACAGTATGCTTGTGTAAAGATCCGGTCAAGCGGCCCACCCCTATGGAGCTCCGGAACCATCCTTTTGTACTTCAAGGACAAAGGTGTGATGTAAATATGGTGGAATGGGTTATGAGCCTGTCTTCCTCGAAAGAGTAA
- a CDS encoding NADH dehydrogenase (ubiquinone) 1 alpha subcomplex subunit 6: MMLRRAASAPHQFVRAQHTSAHLQPLIDTVRTRDYAAYLSHVAYPPRLQPHFWALRAFHIELASIKDAVSNELVGRIRMQWWRDAIEGVYANRPPKHPIALGLCDAVMDPAVMKHGSLVKDHFLRIIDAREADLAEPLSPPTLEELETYAEATSSRILYLLLNLQGISESTVDVLFSHLGKAMGLGIFVASLPRHTHPPPLPASPTAGPGGGMSRYARQAGGVPRTPTLPLPLEYIMDAGVSQEDVYRHGPHAHGLKDAVFATATRANDYLITARSIIRDELHGHVPAQAVAPMLLLIQTRRFLEKLEVVDFDPYDSRLSRRDWLLPWHMWLATRRQFI; encoded by the exons ATGATGCTGCGACGGGCAGCTTCAGCGCCCCACCAGTTCGTTCGAGCACAGCATACTAGCGCACATCTCCAGCCGCTGATCGATACTGTGCGTACGCGCGACTATGCAGCGTACCTTTCTCATGTTGCATACCCGCCGCGCTTACAGCCGCATTTCTGGGCCCTCCGTGCATTTCACATCGAATTAGCTTCGATCAAAGATGCTGTGAGCAACGAACTCGTTGGGCGCATACGCATGCAGTGGTGGCGCGATGCTATAGAGGGAGTGTACGCGAACCGACCGCCCAAGCACCCGATTGCGTTAGGACTCTGCGACGCCGTCATGGACCCCGCGGTCATGAAGCATGGCTCCCTCGTGAAGGACCACTTTCTGCGCATCATCGATGCTCGTGAAGCTGACCTGGCAGAGCCACTCTCGCCACCCACACTCGAGGAACTCGAGACCTATGCCGAGGCCACGTCATCACGCATACTCTATTTACTTTTGAATCTGCAGGGCATCTCCGAGTCGACCGTAGATGTGCTCTTTTCACATCTAGGCAAGGCCATGGGTCTTGGTATTTTTGTGGCCTCGTTGCCCCGTCACACCCACCCCCCACCCCTTCCTGCATCTCCAACGGCTGGTCCGGGGGGTGGCATGTCTCGCTACGCACGCCAGGCAGGCGGtgtgccacgcacgcccacCTTGCCTCTACCCCTCGAGTATATCATGGATGCAGGCGTATCACAGGAGGATGTGTATCGACACGGTCCTCACGCACATGGTCTCAAGGATGCTGTGTTTGCCACGGCAACACGTGCGAACGACTACTTGATCACAGCTCGCTCCATTATCCGGGATGAGCTGCATGGCCATGTGCCAGCTCAGGCTGTAGCTCCTATGCTATTGCTG ATCCAGACGCGTCGATTCTTGGAAAAACTGGAGGTGGTTGACTTTGACCCTTATGATAGTCGATTATCACGACGTGATTGGCTCTTGCCTTGGCATATGTGGCTCGCTACACGTCGACAGTTCATATGA
- a CDS encoding origin recognition complex subunit 2, translating to MTAGTQQVDEARNVRRKTEALSDSEPDDEEADKDDEEEADVQKKEQARRPAPAFTHTSFLRSTSSDAWFLSNSHRRNFASLKLGRDILRGTSTKRISQVLGTLDVSTVPHLAHLAAHQTRTRAALPVCTAHSQRAHSLHLQPERIHMLVTQLLNGCQLMLYGVGDRTSIVRAVLEHTAQRHASAGVLIQGAAGRALTSDRIMDAIDRALRISTSAHTLREDRIVQRVQHLCHTLETRTQGPRRLVLGLLAFDHAHFHSTTRMHTLIHALAQCERVHMVASVSHVNAGLVLDSNAGAFSLGISGHAEYTLPRVPGVRTLRAPWLWHHVTTYIPPIAELVQARGTSATASSSAGLAALKLPSAVDLAGGRARAAPGASAAVAVAQPISESAAIQVLQTITSRARSLFSHLASIQLVAQADTTSGDDDAMPPRTPYVALMREALREFIASSDEGVRQLLGEMVDHGLVIVVRGSTTVTNSHAIAVGDELCIPLPVPALEQVLAHIA from the coding sequence ATGACGGCCGGCACCCAGCAGGTCGACGAAGCACGGAACGTGCGGCGCAAGACAGAAGCTTTGTCCGACAGCGAGCctgacgacgaggaagccgacaaggatgacgaggaagaggctGATGTGCAGAAAAAAGAACAAGCGCggcgtcctgcgccagcCTTCACTCATACGTCGTTCCTTCGGTCCACGTCATCGGACGCATGGTTTCTTTCGAATTCGCACCGCCGCAATTTTGCCAGTCTCAAGTTAGGTCGGGATATTCtgcgcggcacgtccaCGAAACGGATATCCCAGGtcctcggcacgctggaCGTGTCAACTGTGCCTCATTTGGCACACCTGGCGGCCCATCAGACACGTACGCGTGCTGCCCTGCCGGTCTGCACGGCTCACTCACAACGTGCCCATTCCCTGCATCTTCAGCCTGAACGCATTCACATGCTAGTAACTCAGCTCCTTAATGGATGCCAACTCATGCTCTATGGTGTAGGCGATCGCACATCCATCGTACGAGCCGTGCTGGAACATACGgcccagcggcacgccaGTGCGGGTGTGTTAATCCAGGGCGCCGCAGGTCGCGCGCTTACGAGTGACCGCATCATGGATGCCATTGACCGTGCCTTACGAATCTCGACTAGCGCGCATACCTTACGCGAAGATCgcatcgtgcagcgtgtccAGCACTTGTGTCATACGCTTGAAACGCGCACGCAGGGGCCACGCCGACTCGTGCTAGGTTTACTGGCGTTTGACCATGCGCACTTCCACTCTACTACTCGCATGCACACACTCATTCATGCACTCGCACAATGTGAGCGAGTGCATATGGTGGCCAGTGTCTCGCATGTCAACGCAGGCCTTGTGCTGGATTCGAATGCAGGGGCCTTTAGCTTAGGCATCTCTGGCCATGCCGAATATACCCTTCCACGTGTACCGGGCGTCCGGACGCTTCGTGCGCCGTGGCTGTGGCACCATGTCACGACCTATATTCCGCCTatcgccgagctcgtccaAGCACGCGGTACGTCAGCGACCGCCTCATCTAGTGCAGGCCTTGCCGCCCTCAAGCTGCCCTCAGCTGTCGATCTCGCTggcggacgtgcgcgagcggcgcctggagccagcgccgccgtggcTGTAGCCCAACCCATTTCGGAATCGGCCGCGATCCAGGTGCTGCAAACCATTacgtcgcgcgcacgcagtcTCTTTTCGCACCTGGCCTCCATCCAGCTGGTCGCCCAGGCTGACACCACGAGtggtgacgacgatgccatgcCGCCTCGCACGCCCTATGTTGCGCTTATGCGTGAAGCGTTGCGTGAGTTTATTGCGTCCTCTGATGAAGGTGTGCGGCAGTTGCTGGGTGAAATGGTCGATCATGGCTTGGTCATTGTGGTGCGAGGATCGACCACGGTCACGAACAGTCATGCCATTGCTGTGGGTGATGAGCTGTGCATTCCCCTCCCTGTTCCAGCCCTGGAGCAAGTGCTCGCTCACATTGCCTAG
- a CDS encoding Integral ER membrane protein produces MSVEISPSAQLGFPRPLTQVVKRSLFLTNSNSQPVAFKVKTTAPKQYCVRPNSGRLEAGERVEVQVLLQPLKEEPPMSAKCRDKFLIQSAIITPEKETIPIADFWVQQETQKDAIAEHKIRCVYLPPSSETVPEENEDLSNVSGMGTGAPSYASAGVPSGPGLGELGAGAGYLGSRSTGAEPPISIASLNNPDLAQKYTSSTSSSSYPFSASQQKPAAAMAADKSAAAASPAAAPLPRSTQELEAEVLRLRAQVAAQSNAGVSKSTATVTSSGVPVHIVAAIAVGVFAVTYLFF; encoded by the coding sequence ATGTCTGTCGAAATTAGTCCCAGCGCACAGCTCGGCTTTCCGCGCCCGCTCACGCAAGTTGTGAAGCGCTCGCTGTTCCTGACGAACTCAAACTCGCAACCTGTCGCCTTCAAGGTGAAGACGACCGCGCCAAAGCAGTACTGCGTGCGCCCCAACTCGGGCCGTCTGGAGGCAGGCGAACGTGTCGAGGTGCAAGTTCTGCTGCAGCCTTTGAAGGAGGAGCCGCCGATGTCGGCCAAGTGCCGCGACAAGTTTTTGATTCAGAGCGCCATTATCACGCCTGAAAAGGAGACGATCCCTATTGCCGACTTCTGGGTCCAGCAGGAGACGCAGAAGGATGCGATTGCTGAGCACAAGATCCGCTGCGTGTACCTGCCACCCAGCAGCGAAACGGTGCCGGAGGAGAACGAGGACCTGTCCAATGTCAGTGGCATGGGTACAGGTGCGCCCTCGTACGCCTCGGCTGGCGTGCCCTCTGGCCCTGGTCTAGGCGAGCtgggcgctggcgctggctACCTTGGCTCGCGCAGCACTGGTGCGGAACCGCCGATCTCGATTGCGTCGCTGAACAACCCGGACCTCGCGCAGAAGTACACCAGCtccacgtcgtcgtcgtcgtatcCCTTCTCAGCCTCCCAGCAGAAGCCCGCTGCGGCCATGGCTGCGGACAAGTCGGCAGCCGCTGCATCGCCCGCTGCGGCGCCATTGCCTCGCTCGACgcaggagctcgaggcAGAGGTGCTTCGTCTGCGTGCCCAGGTGGCGGCCCAGAGCAACGCCGGCGTCTCCAAGTCCACGGCCACGGTTACCAGCTCAGGCGTGCCCGTCCACATTGTCGCAGCCATTGCCGTGGGTGTGTTTGCCGTGACCTACCTGTTTTTTTAG
- a CDS encoding V-type H+-transporting ATPase subunit B, with the protein MSGPKLSDKELFELNAKAAVKNYSVDPRLDYRTVSAINGPLVVLENVKFPSYNEIVSLTLPDGTRRGGQVLEVSGNKAIVQVFEGTSGIDVKDTHIELTKSSMKLPVSEDMLGRVFNGSGKPVDNGPRVFAEDFLDINGSPINPYSRAYPEEMIQTGISTIDTMNSIARGQKIPIFSASGLPHNEIAAQICRQAGLVKKATKGVHDDHEDNFTIVFAAMGVNMETARFFKQDFEENGSLDRVTLFLNLANDPTIERIITPRLALTTAEYFAYQLEKHVLVVMTDMTSYADALREVSAAREEVPGRRGYPGYMYTDLATIYERAGRVEGRNGSITQIPILTMPNDDMTHPIPDLTGYITEGQIYVDRHLHNRQVYPPINVLPSLSRLMKSAIGAKHTRVDHSDVSNQMYAAYATGRDAASMKAVVGEDALSNEDKLTLEFMERFEKEFVAQGAYETRTIFDSLDLGWSLLRIMPKEMLNRISPKIIKEFYSRKATKHADETEDAKPSVTEE; encoded by the exons ATGTCGGGCCCTAAGCTCTCTGACAAGGAGCTCTTTGAGCTCAATGCCAAGGCTGC TGTGAAGAACTACAGCGTGGACCCACGTCTGGACTACCGAACGGTGTCCGCTATTAACGG ACcgctggtggtgctggagAATGTCAAGTTCCCATCGTACAATGAGATTGTGTCCTTGACGCTTCCTGATGGAACGCGTCGAGGTGGCCAGGTGCTCGAGGTGTCGGGCAACAAAGCTATCGTGCAGGTGTTTGAGGGCACGTCAGGTATTGACGTGAAGGACACCCATATCGAGCTCACCAAGTCGTCGATGAAGCTGCCTGTGTCGGAAGACATGCTAGGACGCGTGTTCAATGGATCGGGTAAGCCTGTCGATAATGGTCCTCGTGTGTTTGCCGAAGACTTTTTGGACATCAATGGCTCCCCCATCAACCCGTACTCACGCGCATATCCTGAGGAAATGATTCAGACGGGTATCTCCACGATTGACACAATGAACTCGATTGCTCGTGGTCAAAAGATCCCTATCTTCTCGGCCTCGGGTCTTCCTCACAATGAAATCGCCGCCCAGATTTGTCGTCAGGCCGGCCTGGTCAAGAAAGCCACCAAGGGCGTGCACGACGACCATGAGGACAACTTTACGATCGTGTTCGCTGCCATGGGTGTGAATATGGAAACGGCTCGCTTCTTTAAGCAAGACTTTGAAGAGAATGGCTCGCTCGACCGCGTCACCCTCTTCCTTAACCTCGCCAACGACCCCACGATCGAGCGTATCATCACGCCGCGTCTGGCGCTCACGACGGCCGAGTACTTCGCGTACCagctcgagaagcacgTCCTGGTCGTCATGACTGACATGACGTCCTATGCAGATGCTCTGCGTGAAGTGTCGGCCGCGCGTGAGGAAGTACCAGGTCGTCGTGGTTACCCCGGTTACATGTACACAGACTTGGCTACCATCTACGAACGTGCTGGCCGTGTGGAAGGCCGCAATGGCTCAATCACGCAGATCCCTATTTTGACTATGCCTAACGACGACATGACACACCCGATTCCTGACTTGACAGGCTACATTACCGAGGGACAGATCTATGTCGACCGGCACCTGCACAACCGACAGGTGTATCCGCCGATCAACGTGCTGCCGTCGCTCTCGCGTCTGATGAAGAGCGCTATTGGTGCCAAACACACGCGTGTCGATCACAGCGACGTGTCGAACCAAATGTATGCAGCCTATGCCACGGGTCGTGACGCTGCATCGATGAAGGCCGTCGTCGGTGAAGACGCGCTGAGCAACGAGGACAAGCTGACGCTTGAATTCATGGAGCGCTTCGAGAAAGAGTTCGTGGCGCAGGGCGCGTACGAAACACGCACGATCTTTGACTCGCTCGACTTGGGCTGGTCGCTGCTGCGTATCATGCCAAAGGAGATGCTCAACCGTATCAGTCCCAAGATCATCAAGGAGTTCTACTCGCGCAAGGCAACCAAGCATGCGGATGAGACAGAGGATGCTAAGCCGAGCGTGACGGAAGAGTAG
- a CDS encoding peptidyl-tRNA hydrolase ICT1 encodes MGLSARAWIPLLHARAFSVSHCRSAEVAIDWSDDRARRAWIASFREQPLDPSHVHIHFARSSGPGGQNVNKLNTKVYARLELGPRAPRVMPPALVRELAKRSPMYIQSTHSLQVSSERHRTQSQNIQDALGKIHAEIVRLASEGLRGETSPEQRRRVEALAKRERDRMRKAKQMRSFTKSGRRAKE; translated from the exons ATGGGGCTCAGCGCACGGGCATGGATCCCGTTGCTGCATGCGCGGGCCTTTTCGGTATCGCATTGTAGAAGTGCAGAGGTGGCCATAGACTGGAGCGACGATcgtgcgaggcgcgcatggaTCGCTTCGTTTCGGGAGCAGCCACTCGATCCTT CCCACGTCCACATTCATTTTGCACGAAGCTCCGGCCCCGGTGGCCAAAATGTCAACAAGC TCAATACCAAGGTCTATGCGCGCTTGGAGCTTGGTCCCCGCGCGCCCCGCGTCATGCCACCTGCTCTGGTTCGTGAATTGGCCAAGCGCTCG CCTATGTACATACAATCTACACATTCACTCCAAGTATCGAGTGAGCGGCATCGTACACAGTCGCAGAACATCCAGGATGCTCTGGGCAAG ATACACGCGGAAATTGTACGTCTCGCATCAGAAGGACTGCGCGGGGAGACTTCGCctgagcagcgccgacgagTGGAAGCACTAGCCAAGCGTGAGCGCGATCGCATGCGCAAAGCGAAGCAGATGCGCAGTTTCACCAAGAGCGGACGGCGTGCTAAGGAGTAG
- a CDS encoding large subunit ribosomal protein L28 codes for MFASLVRWSRTTYRGVRGSGAGRSGRTDARSSMASRPTEVMAAHAGQTFKRAQRGLYDGRIIQFGNSIPKSRHKTPRRWIPNIQRATLWSETLQESIKTRVATSAMRSIKKHGGFDQYLARTKGTHLGEFGRMLRLRVARALREKRLATP; via the coding sequence ATGTTTGCGTCGCTGGTGCGGTGGTCGCGTACGACGTACCGCGGTGTGCGTGGATCTGGTGCCGGACGCTCGGGACGCACAGATGCGCGttcgtcgatggcgtcgcgccCAACAGAGGTGAtggcagcgcatgctggcCAAACATTCAAGCGGGCACAGCGAGGTCTATACGACGGCCGCATCATTCAATTTGGCAACAGTATCCCCAAGTCCCGGCACAAGACACCACGAAGGTGGATACCAAATATCCAACGTGCTACACTCTGGAGCGAGACACTACAGGAAAGCATTAAAacgcgcgtggcgacgTCGGCCATGCGATCCATAAAGAAGCATGGCGGGTTTGACCAGTACCTAGCTCGCACAAAAGGCACGCATCTTGGCGAGTTCGGACGCATGCTTCGCCTGCGTGTTGCTCGTGCTCTGCGTGAGAAGCGTTTGGCTACTCCTTAG